GCGGGCAGGCTGCACACAAAGGAAAACCTCATGGCGGAGCTTTCGAAAATCCGCCGCGTGGTGCAGAAGAACGACCCCGCCGCGCCGCAGAATTCCGTCATCGTGATAGACGGAAGCCTCGGCTCGAACAGCATCGAGCAGGCGCTGGCGTTCCACAAGGCGTTCCCCCTGACGGGCATGATTATCACAAAGCTCGACGGAACGGGCAAGGGCGGCGCGCTCGCGGGGATTTACAGAAAATTGAAGTTGCCGATTCTATACGTCGGCTTGGGCGAGAAGCCCGAAGACTTGCAGAAATTCGACGCTCGCGCCTACGCGAACGGCGTGTTCGGTTTGGAGTAGATTTTATGGAAGAATTGACGGTACGGCTTGCGGGGCGCGAATATCCGATACACGTCGGCGCGGGGGCGTTCGACGTAGCGGTTGCGGATTTCGCGAAACTCGCCGAAAACGGCAGGCGCGTGTTCTGCTTTGCGGACACTGCGGTGCTTGAATCGCACGCGGACGCCGCGGGGAAACTTGCGGGGGTCGCGGAAATCGTGGAAGTGGAGGGCGGCGAAAAATCCAAAACCCTCGAAATGTTCGGCAGGCTCTGCGCGATGCTTGCCGACAGACGCGCCGACAGGAAAAGCGCGGTCGCGGCGTTCGGCGGCGGGGTCGTGGGCGACCTTTCGGGCTTCGTCGCGGCGTCGTACATGCGCGGCGTGGATTTCTACCAGATTCCCACGACGCTTCTTGCGGCGGTGGATTCGTCCGTCGGCGGAAAAACCGGCGTGAACATTCCGGAGGGCAAGAATCTCGTGGGGGCGTTCCACCAGCCGAAGGCGGTCTACACGGATTCGGCGTTTTTGAAGTCGCTTCCCAAGCGGCAGTTTGCCGCGGGCATGGCGGAGGTCGTCAAATGCGCGGTTTTGGGCGACGCGGAGCTGTTCGGCAGGCTCGCGGCGCGGGGAAAACCGATGGAATTCGATTCGCCAGAGCTGGGCGACGCCGTCGTTTCGTCTTGCAAGCTCAAAGCGAAAATCGTCGCGGAGGACGAGCGCGAAACGTCGCCGAACGGCGGCAGGGCATTGCTCAACTTGGGGCACACCTTTGGGCACGCGATAGAGCGCAACGCAGGCTACGGAAAATATCTGCACGGCGAGGCGGTCTCCATCGGGACTGTGATGGCGGCGGTTCTCTCGCGCAGGCTGGGGCTTATCGGCGACGCGCAGGTTGAGGCAATCGCTCGGCTTTTGCGGTCGGAGAACTTGCCCGTGTCGCTTGCGGAGCGCATTTCCGCCGACGATTTCATCGACGCCATGCACGGCGACAAAAAGGCCCTTGCGGGCGCGCTGCGCTTTGTGACAATTTTGGACATCGGCAAAACCCGCACCGAAACGGTGCCCGACGCCCTTGTCCGCGACGCCATAGCCGACTTCTACAAGCGATAGATGTACCTCCACACGACAGACGCCCACTGCCACGCCGATTTCAGCAAATACGCCGATTTCAGCGGGCTTGCGTTCGGCGTGGATTTGTGTGTCGACGCGTGCTTCCCCGGAGACTGGGAGGGGCTGCAAAAATTCGACGCGTTCCCCGTGAAAAAGGCCTACGGAATACACCCCGACCTGCGCGTGTCGGAGTTCGACGACATGTCGTTCGTGGAGTCGGAGCTGTTTTCCACGTTTCTTCCGTCGCTCGAACAGTACCTCATTTCCGCCGACGCAATCGGCGAGACGGGGCTTGATTCGCGGCTCGAAAACCGCATACCCGCCGCCCTCCAACGGCGTCTGTTCGCCGAGCAGCTGAGGCTTGCGGGCAAGTACGGACTTCCTGCGGTAATCCATTGCGTTGGAATGTACGGGGCGGTTTTCGAGATTCTGAAAGCTTGGACTTCGGAGTATTCGCCGACGATGGAGGAGCGGCTCGAAGGCAAAAAGGAGCGGCGGTTTTTGCTCCACGCGGCGTCGTGCTCGCCCGAGATGGCGCGGGAGTTCGAGAAAATCGGTGCGCGCTTTTCGTTCGGTCTGCGCGAGCTTTCGTCGGAGCGCGGGCGCAGATGCGC
The Opitutia bacterium KCR 482 genome window above contains:
- a CDS encoding TatD family hydrolase, producing the protein MYLHTTDAHCHADFSKYADFSGLAFGVDLCVDACFPGDWEGLQKFDAFPVKKAYGIHPDLRVSEFDDMSFVESELFSTFLPSLEQYLISADAIGETGLDSRLENRIPAALQRRLFAEQLRLAGKYGLPAVIHCVGMYGAVFEILKAWTSEYSPTMEERLEGKKERRFLLHAASCSPEMAREFEKIGARFSFGLRELSSERGRRCAAAVSPDRLMVESDSATSRKTMEETIAKLAEIRNVDDIELSELLYSNFIEFYSK
- the aroB gene encoding 3-dehydroquinate synthase, which gives rise to MEELTVRLAGREYPIHVGAGAFDVAVADFAKLAENGRRVFCFADTAVLESHADAAGKLAGVAEIVEVEGGEKSKTLEMFGRLCAMLADRRADRKSAVAAFGGGVVGDLSGFVAASYMRGVDFYQIPTTLLAAVDSSVGGKTGVNIPEGKNLVGAFHQPKAVYTDSAFLKSLPKRQFAAGMAEVVKCAVLGDAELFGRLAARGKPMEFDSPELGDAVVSSCKLKAKIVAEDERETSPNGGRALLNLGHTFGHAIERNAGYGKYLHGEAVSIGTVMAAVLSRRLGLIGDAQVEAIARLLRSENLPVSLAERISADDFIDAMHGDKKALAGALRFVTILDIGKTRTETVPDALVRDAIADFYKR